Proteins from a single region of Chitinophagales bacterium:
- a CDS encoding RNA polymerase sigma factor, producing MSTHEFNQMLMNNTEFLKPFAITLTRDQEAAKDLMQETLFRALANQEKYHVGTNIKAWLYTIMRNIFINNYRRKSKQQTIFDNTPNDFLINTNAGAVSNEAVARINIKEIQAAIQDLPEIFRNPFLLYFEGYKYHEIAEMLCEPLGTIKSRIHFARKLLKEQIQRY from the coding sequence ATGTCTACGCACGAATTCAACCAAATGCTGATGAACAATACGGAGTTTCTTAAGCCCTTTGCTATTACCCTGACACGTGATCAGGAAGCTGCAAAGGACCTGATGCAGGAGACCCTGTTCCGTGCACTGGCCAACCAGGAAAAGTACCATGTAGGTACCAATATCAAAGCCTGGTTGTATACCATCATGCGTAACATCTTTATCAATAATTATCGCCGCAAATCAAAGCAGCAGACAATTTTTGATAATACACCCAACGATTTTCTGATCAACACCAATGCAGGTGCGGTTTCAAACGAAGCTGTTGCCCGCATCAATATCAAGGAAATTCAGGCAGCCATTCAGGACTTGCCTGAGATTTTCAGAAATCCATTTTTATTATATTTTGAAGGATACAAGTACCATGAGATCGCAGAAATGTTGTGCGAGCCCTTGGGTACTATTAAAAGCAGAATTCACTTTGCACGCAAGCTGCTGAAAGAGCAGATACAGCGTTATTAA
- the idi gene encoding isopentenyl-diphosphate Delta-isomerase produces MEQVILVDEQDSPCGVMEKMQAHEEARLHRAFSVFIFDHEGKMLLQQRAFTKYHSGGLWTNACCSHPRPEETTHAAASRRLREELGFETAIQKIFDFTYKAEFDNGLTEHEFDHVFVGLYHSTMQLNPEEVADTVYLSMDEISTALSNTPEQYTAWFHIAFPKVAHWYQSNFSAYLTQQLT; encoded by the coding sequence ATGGAACAGGTGATACTGGTGGATGAGCAAGACAGCCCCTGTGGGGTGATGGAAAAGATGCAGGCACATGAGGAGGCCAGGCTGCATCGTGCATTCAGCGTTTTCATTTTTGATCATGAAGGAAAAATGCTCTTACAACAAAGAGCATTTACCAAATACCATAGTGGCGGCTTATGGACCAATGCCTGTTGCAGTCACCCAAGACCAGAAGAAACCACACATGCTGCTGCCAGTAGAAGATTGCGTGAGGAGCTAGGCTTTGAAACCGCTATTCAAAAGATTTTTGATTTTACTTATAAAGCTGAATTTGACAATGGTTTAACCGAGCATGAATTTGACCATGTGTTTGTAGGATTATACCATTCCACCATGCAGCTGAATCCCGAGGAAGTGGCAGATACTGTTTACCTAAGTATGGATGAAATCAGCACAGCTTTAAGTAATACGCCTGAGCAATATACTGCCTGGTTTCATATTGCATTTCCTAAAGTAGCGCATTGGTATCAGTCAAATTTTAGTGCCTATCTTACACAACAGCTTACCTGA
- the crtI gene encoding phytoene desaturase has translation MKKKLIVIGSGFAGLSAASFMAKYGWDVTVLEKHAGPGGRARQLHAEGFTFDMGPSWYWMPDVFERYFAQFGHQVSDYYTLDRLDPSYRVYWQDGPMDIPADYEAQKALFESIEPGAAHQLDRFIQEAAYKYEVGINKLVFKPGQSLTEFLDADLISGVFRLDVFNSIKTHVGKLFQHPKLRQLLEFPVLFLGALPEKTPALYSLMNYADIKGGTWYPRGGMYQIVNGMYQNALELGVKFHFNQEVQSIQVKSGKATAVQTADGLFEADVLISGADYHHTETKLLPEAYRSYSNSYWESRVMAPSSLIYYVGVKKRLHNMLHHSLFFDTSFDIHGKEIYVSKSWPVDPLFYVSAPSVTDTTVAPDGYENLFFLVPVAAGLEGDTNELRDRYFVQILKRMEAHIGQSVSGDVIYYKSFARQDFVDEYHSFKGNAYGLANTLLQTAVLKPACRSKKLANLFYTGQLTVPGPGVPPSLISGEVVAGQVIKHFGRQ, from the coding sequence GTGAAAAAAAAGCTGATCGTTATTGGCAGCGGCTTTGCCGGCTTGTCCGCTGCTTCATTTATGGCCAAGTATGGATGGGATGTTACTGTGCTGGAAAAGCATGCTGGTCCGGGTGGGCGCGCACGTCAACTCCATGCAGAAGGTTTTACATTCGATATGGGCCCCAGCTGGTACTGGATGCCCGATGTATTTGAAAGATATTTTGCTCAGTTCGGCCACCAAGTAAGTGATTACTATACTTTAGACAGATTAGATCCATCTTATAGAGTTTACTGGCAGGATGGTCCTATGGATATTCCTGCAGACTACGAAGCACAGAAAGCCTTGTTCGAATCAATCGAACCAGGCGCAGCGCATCAGCTGGATCGTTTCATCCAGGAAGCGGCGTATAAATATGAAGTAGGTATCAATAAACTGGTTTTCAAGCCTGGTCAATCGCTCACAGAATTTTTGGATGCAGACCTCATTAGTGGTGTTTTTCGTTTGGATGTGTTTAATTCTATCAAAACCCATGTGGGCAAGCTGTTCCAGCATCCTAAGCTGCGTCAGTTACTGGAATTTCCTGTTTTGTTTCTCGGGGCTTTGCCCGAAAAAACACCGGCACTGTATAGCCTGATGAACTATGCAGACATTAAAGGAGGTACTTGGTATCCTCGTGGCGGTATGTACCAAATCGTGAATGGTATGTATCAAAATGCGTTGGAGCTTGGTGTGAAATTTCATTTTAACCAAGAAGTACAATCCATTCAGGTAAAATCAGGAAAAGCCACTGCAGTTCAAACTGCTGATGGTTTGTTTGAAGCAGATGTGCTGATCAGTGGTGCGGATTATCACCATACAGAAACTAAATTGTTGCCGGAAGCCTATCGCTCATATTCCAACAGCTATTGGGAAAGTCGCGTGATGGCACCTAGCTCATTGATTTATTATGTGGGCGTAAAAAAACGGCTGCATAATATGCTGCACCACTCCCTGTTCTTCGATACTTCTTTCGATATACATGGCAAGGAAATCTATGTGTCAAAATCATGGCCTGTAGATCCATTATTTTATGTGAGTGCACCTTCTGTTACTGATACAACTGTAGCACCTGATGGTTATGAAAACCTATTCTTCCTCGTGCCTGTGGCAGCAGGGCTGGAGGGTGATACCAATGAACTGAGGGATCGTTATTTTGTGCAAATACTAAAAAGGATGGAAGCCCATATCGGACAATCAGTTAGTGGCGATGTGATCTACTATAAATCCTTTGCAAGGCAGGATTTTGTGGATGAGTACCATTCCTTTAAAGGAAATGCCTATGGTTTAGCGAACACTTTACTGCAAACAGCTGTTTTAAAACCTGCCTGTCGCAGCAAAAAATTGGCTAATTTGTTCTACACAGGACAATTAACCGTACCTGGCCCGGGCGTACCACCCAGTTTGATTAGTGGAGAAGTGGTGGCCGGACAAGTTATCAAACACTTCGGCAGGCAATAA
- a CDS encoding phytoene/squalene synthase family protein — MHLFHAVSEACSRNTTEQYSTSFSSAIKLLHRDLRQPVFNIYGFVRFADEIVDTFHDHDKELLLKEFKDATYEAIDRGISLNPILHSFQLTVNRYNIDRSLIDAFLYSMELDLGKKKYDRAGYEEYIYGSAEVVGLMCLYIFCDGDTKSYEYLKPFARSLGAAFQKVNFLRDLKADYQGLDRVYFPGCDFRNFTEQDKLQIEADIQRDFDHAYEGILQLPIKARFGVYVAYKYYLSLFKKIKKLQPQRIMEERIRIPDYGKAVILAKAGIRSQLNIL; from the coding sequence ATGCACCTTTTTCATGCGGTTAGCGAAGCATGCAGCAGGAATACAACGGAGCAATACAGCACCAGTTTTTCCTCTGCTATCAAGCTATTGCATAGAGATCTGCGACAGCCGGTATTCAATATCTATGGTTTTGTACGCTTTGCGGATGAAATCGTGGATACATTCCATGACCACGATAAAGAACTATTGCTGAAAGAATTTAAAGATGCCACTTACGAAGCCATTGACAGAGGCATTAGTCTGAATCCGATTTTACATAGCTTTCAGCTTACTGTTAACAGATACAATATTGACCGTTCCCTGATTGATGCTTTTCTCTATAGTATGGAGCTGGATCTGGGTAAGAAAAAATACGATCGTGCCGGATATGAAGAATATATCTACGGCAGCGCAGAAGTAGTAGGCCTGATGTGCTTGTACATTTTCTGCGATGGTGATACCAAATCTTACGAATACCTCAAACCTTTTGCGCGTAGTCTAGGGGCTGCGTTTCAGAAAGTCAATTTCCTGCGCGATCTGAAAGCTGATTATCAGGGCTTGGATCGTGTGTATTTCCCGGGCTGCGATTTCAGAAACTTTACTGAGCAGGATAAGCTGCAGATTGAAGCAGATATCCAGCGCGATTTTGATCATGCATATGAAGGTATTTTGCAATTGCCCATCAAAGCCCGCTTTGGTGTGTATGTTGCGTATAAATATTATCTCTCGCTCTTCAAAAAAATCAAGAAGCTGCAGCCGCAGCGTATTATGGAAGAGCGTATCCGCATTCCCGATTACGGAAAAGCAGTGATTTTGGCCAAAGCCGGTATCAGGAGCCAGCTGAATATTTTATAG